From the Megalopta genalis isolate 19385.01 chromosome 13, iyMegGena1_principal, whole genome shotgun sequence genome, one window contains:
- the LOC117228507 gene encoding uncharacterized protein LOC117228507 isoform X2: protein MEMSPGYFVGAFVLFILMLSTTQAFPRNKEGSSNRNNSTDESDSKELQCLFVDNKLPICRSRRWSNSNGDSANDRTKTVFESLVDKISVPQKKDIVEITADTRIVVHAFKDCLLMEPDRLRYLMPFCEDVIQPHDFDRIVRVELFEPFVIEDLIEPPYIFPDRPKRSKANRRRRIPIGKDQDRANDPAKPSKETTPIVAGTTESSSNTLVPRSRTKPAETMDTDGQIIVASSSEWKSSPASATAQYTICKTGVQDRCKAESRGGRPRGFGRKFFDGLDRRWKMIVVDRRRRILQEVKRPPASPAIPTTPSPSNLPTLTGEFVLRSSANELASRGDSNDFFESVAQGEENIDGIAREPNEPLALPEVIAKKPKRKRETEVTGH, encoded by the exons ATGGAAATGAGCCCGGGCTATTTTGTCGGGGCATTTGTGCTGTTTATCCTGATGCTCTCAACCACCCAAGCTTTCCCACGCAATAAGGAAGGTTCCTCGAATAGAAACAACTCGACCGACGAATCGGATTCCAAAGAGCTCCAGTGCCTTTTCGTAGACAATAAACTACCGATTTGCCGTTCAAGACG ATGGTCGAATTCGAATGGAGATTCTGCGAACGATCGAACAAAAACCGTCTTCGAATCACTCGTTGACAAAATCAGCGTGCCGCAGAAGAAAGATATCGTCGAGATAACAGCGGACACGCGTATCGTGGTCCACGCGTTCAAAGATTGCCTTCTCATGGAGCCTGATAG ATTGCGCTACTTGATGCCGTTCTGTGAGGATGTTATTCAACCTCATGACTTCGATCGAATCGTCCGTGTAGAGCTGTTTGAACCGTTCGTTATAGAGGACTTGATAGAGCCGCCATATATATTTCCTGATCGACCAAAGCGTTCCAAGGCAAAC AGGAGGCGTCGCATCCCGATAGGAAAGGATCAGGACCGCGCGAACGATCCCGCGAAACCGTCCAAGGAAAcgacgccgatcgtcgccgGCACGACCGAGTCGTCCTCGAACACGCTCGTTCCCCGCAGCCGGACGAAACCCGCGGAAACAATGGACACCGACGGCCAAATAATCGTGGCATCCTCGTCCGAGTGGAAATCGTCGCCCGCCTCGGCGACCGCCCAATACACGATCTGCAAGACAGGCGTCCAGGATAGGTGTAAAGCGGAATCGCGGGGTGGAAGGCCGCGCGGTTTCGGCCGGAAGTTTTTCGACGGTCTGGATCGCCGCTGGAAGATGATCGTCGTGGACAGGAGGAGGCGGATCCTGCAGGAAGTAAAGCGCCCGCCCGCGAGCCCGGCAATTCCGACAACTCCGAGCCCGTCGAATCTGCCGACGTTGACCGGAGAGTTCGTCTTAAGGAGCTCGGCTAACGAGCTGGCTAGTCGCGGCGATTCCAACGATTTTTTTGAGTCCGTCGCGCAAGGGGAGGAGAATATCGATGGGATCGCGAGAGAGCCAAACGAGCCGCTGGCTTTGCCGGAAGTAATCGCGAAGAAGCCGAAGAGGAAAAGGGAGACCGAAGTAACCGGTCATTAG
- the LOC117228507 gene encoding uncharacterized protein LOC117228507 isoform X1 translates to MSSPHKMHSGGLCFVISHRRFCGCKALVHQTMEMSPGYFVGAFVLFILMLSTTQAFPRNKEGSSNRNNSTDESDSKELQCLFVDNKLPICRSRRWSNSNGDSANDRTKTVFESLVDKISVPQKKDIVEITADTRIVVHAFKDCLLMEPDRLRYLMPFCEDVIQPHDFDRIVRVELFEPFVIEDLIEPPYIFPDRPKRSKANRRRRIPIGKDQDRANDPAKPSKETTPIVAGTTESSSNTLVPRSRTKPAETMDTDGQIIVASSSEWKSSPASATAQYTICKTGVQDRCKAESRGGRPRGFGRKFFDGLDRRWKMIVVDRRRRILQEVKRPPASPAIPTTPSPSNLPTLTGEFVLRSSANELASRGDSNDFFESVAQGEENIDGIAREPNEPLALPEVIAKKPKRKRETEVTGH, encoded by the exons ACGTTTTTGTGGATGCAAGGCACTCGTTCACCAGACAATGGAAATGAGCCCGGGCTATTTTGTCGGGGCATTTGTGCTGTTTATCCTGATGCTCTCAACCACCCAAGCTTTCCCACGCAATAAGGAAGGTTCCTCGAATAGAAACAACTCGACCGACGAATCGGATTCCAAAGAGCTCCAGTGCCTTTTCGTAGACAATAAACTACCGATTTGCCGTTCAAGACG ATGGTCGAATTCGAATGGAGATTCTGCGAACGATCGAACAAAAACCGTCTTCGAATCACTCGTTGACAAAATCAGCGTGCCGCAGAAGAAAGATATCGTCGAGATAACAGCGGACACGCGTATCGTGGTCCACGCGTTCAAAGATTGCCTTCTCATGGAGCCTGATAG ATTGCGCTACTTGATGCCGTTCTGTGAGGATGTTATTCAACCTCATGACTTCGATCGAATCGTCCGTGTAGAGCTGTTTGAACCGTTCGTTATAGAGGACTTGATAGAGCCGCCATATATATTTCCTGATCGACCAAAGCGTTCCAAGGCAAAC AGGAGGCGTCGCATCCCGATAGGAAAGGATCAGGACCGCGCGAACGATCCCGCGAAACCGTCCAAGGAAAcgacgccgatcgtcgccgGCACGACCGAGTCGTCCTCGAACACGCTCGTTCCCCGCAGCCGGACGAAACCCGCGGAAACAATGGACACCGACGGCCAAATAATCGTGGCATCCTCGTCCGAGTGGAAATCGTCGCCCGCCTCGGCGACCGCCCAATACACGATCTGCAAGACAGGCGTCCAGGATAGGTGTAAAGCGGAATCGCGGGGTGGAAGGCCGCGCGGTTTCGGCCGGAAGTTTTTCGACGGTCTGGATCGCCGCTGGAAGATGATCGTCGTGGACAGGAGGAGGCGGATCCTGCAGGAAGTAAAGCGCCCGCCCGCGAGCCCGGCAATTCCGACAACTCCGAGCCCGTCGAATCTGCCGACGTTGACCGGAGAGTTCGTCTTAAGGAGCTCGGCTAACGAGCTGGCTAGTCGCGGCGATTCCAACGATTTTTTTGAGTCCGTCGCGCAAGGGGAGGAGAATATCGATGGGATCGCGAGAGAGCCAAACGAGCCGCTGGCTTTGCCGGAAGTAATCGCGAAGAAGCCGAAGAGGAAAAGGGAGACCGAAGTAACCGGTCATTAG